In bacterium, the genomic stretch ACTCCGGTCTCCTGGTTCATCCTACGTAACAGGTTCAAGATCGACGCCTGGACCGATACGTCCAAGGAGGATACTGGCTCGTCCAGAACGATGGCGTCAGGTCGCGAGATCAAGGCCCGGGCCAGATTGATCCTCTGGCGCTGTCCACCCGAGAATTCGTGGGGGAACTTGTCCAGGTCCGACCGAGAAAGTCCCACCTTCAGGATCCATTCCTGAACAAGGCCCATCCTCAAATTTCGGTCCTTCAGGCCATGGACCATCAAAGGTTCTTCCAGGATCGCCCGGACTTTTTGGCGCGGATTCAAGGAGGAAAATGGGTTTTGGAACACCATTTGATACCTGGATTGGAGACTTCGTTTCTGGTCCTTGGTCAGCCCTGACAGGTCCTGTCCTTCCCAAAGGACCTTTCCCTCGGTCGGTCGATACAGTCCGACCACACAGCGTCCCAATGTGCTTTTTCCGCATCCAGATTCTCCAACCACGCCCAAGACCTCCCCGCGGTCCATGGCGAAAGAAACATCTTGTACGGCAGAAACGTATTGTTCCGTGCCCCCGAACAGTCCCCGATGGACCGGGAATCTTTTGGTCAGCCCTTGGACGGATAGAAGCATAGGGCAGAATGTCCTTTCTCGACCTCGATCCATCCGGGTTCGGTTTTCCGACAACGTTCGTCCGCTCTGGGGCACCGCTCCGCGAAAGCGCAACCTGTCAAGGAATCATACGGGGACGGCAAGGTCCCGGGGATCCATCCCAACTCCTCGCCCGTCTTATCGACCTTCGGAATGGCGTCCAGCAATCCCTGGGTATAGGGATGGGCCGGACGTTCAAAAAGGACCTTCGCCGGACCCATCTCGACCACTTTCCCGCAATAAAGGATGGCCACACGATCACTGAAATCCCTAGCGATCCGGAGGTCATGGGTGATCAGCAGGACGGCCATCCGATGGACCCTCGTCATTTGAGCCAGGAGATCCAGGATCTGAGCTTGGACGGTCACATCCAAGGCGGTCGTGGGCTCGTCGGCGATAAGAAGCTCGGGCTTGCAGGAAACAGCCATGGCGATCATGACCCTTTGGCACATCCCACCGGATAACTGGTGAGGATAATGACCGAAGATCCGGTCAGGGTCCGGAAGACCCACTTCCCTCAAGAGTCCCAAAGCCTTCGTCCGGGCTTCCTCCGGACCCGCTTGATGATGGGCGATCAGACCTTCCACCAATTGATCCCCAACGGTCAGGACCGGATTCAAGGAACTCAGGGGTTCCTGAAAAACGATCCCGATCCTTTTGCCGCGCAGGTCCCTCCATTGGTCTTCATTGAACCCATCCAGTCCTTCGCCCTTAAACAAGATCCTACCCCCGGACTGGACCATGGGAGGACGGGGAATGAGGTTCAGGATCGAAAGGGCGATCATGCTCTTGCCGCATCCCGATTCCCCCACCAGGGCCAATTTTTCCCCTTCCATCATGGAAAGGTCGATCCCGCGCAGGATCCTGCCTCTTGTCCCACCGGGCGGACCCAGGAGGTCAAGGTGAAGACCCTCTATCTTGATCAGCTCATTCATGGGAAAACGACCCGAGCGGGAAATAGGCCGGTCAAAGGGCCGAAAGATTCTTGAATTGGACCTCGAACGAGGGGTAATCGATCATCGCATAGTGGCCTTCCGAAAAGAACCCGGGGTTGACCACCCGGGCGGGCCCCATTTGGATCACCCCTTGCCCGGATTTGGCCCGTCCACAAAGAACGAGCTTGGGTCCTATCTTCTCGATCAACTCATTCAGCAACAGGACACCACAATGTTCACCATCCGAAAGGTCCAGACGGCAAACAGGCGGGGAATGGAACATCATGATCTTTTCGCCGGGGAAATACTCCAACCGACGCAGGGCGAATTCGACCCAAGTCCTCGAGTATTGGAGGACCAGGGCCCGGTTGTCGTCATTGTAGGTAATGTCGCCGCCAAAGCCCGATACCATGAACTGGTCCTCTCGATGCATCATTTCATGGGCCGGCCTCAAATTTGGATAGATGTGGGCATAATTGTAAATGTTCTTGAAATAAACCGATTCGGGAGCGTCGCTGTTCCCCGGGATGGCGTAAACGGTCTTTTGGGTATCCGCCAAGGC encodes the following:
- a CDS encoding oligopeptide/dipeptide ABC transporter ATP-binding protein; its protein translation is MDRGRERTFCPMLLSVQGLTKRFPVHRGLFGGTEQYVSAVQDVSFAMDRGEVLGVVGESGCGKSTLGRCVVGLYRPTEGKVLWEGQDLSGLTKDQKRSLQSRYQMVFQNPFSSLNPRQKVRAILEEPLMVHGLKDRNLRMGLVQEWILKVGLSRSDLDKFPHEFSGGQRQRINLARALISRPDAIVLDEPVSSLDVSVQASILNLLRRMNQETGVGYFFISHDLQVVGYLSHRILVMYLGQVVEQGDTAEVLRSPRHPYTMALLAASSNQGKILQGEPPSPTQVPPGCPFSSRCPHVEDRCRIEKQPLRPLSEGWAAACWKWDHIN
- a CDS encoding ABC transporter ATP-binding protein — its product is MNELIKIEGLHLDLLGPPGGTRGRILRGIDLSMMEGEKLALVGESGCGKSMIALSILNLIPRPPMVQSGGRILFKGEGLDGFNEDQWRDLRGKRIGIVFQEPLSSLNPVLTVGDQLVEGLIAHHQAGPEEARTKALGLLREVGLPDPDRIFGHYPHQLSGGMCQRVMIAMAVSCKPELLIADEPTTALDVTVQAQILDLLAQMTRVHRMAVLLITHDLRIARDFSDRVAILYCGKVVEMGPAKVLFERPAHPYTQGLLDAIPKVDKTGEELGWIPGTLPSPYDSLTGCAFAERCPRADERCRKTEPGWIEVEKGHSALCFYPSKG